A region of Aliivibrio fischeri DNA encodes the following proteins:
- the pcp gene encoding pyroglutamyl-peptidase I has translation MKKILITGFEPFGNDKINPALEAVKLIAGRKLNGGEIVICQVPVVRYKSIETVKQAIEEQQPYAVITVGQASGRAAITPERIAINVDDFRIPDNEGIQVIDEPVVAGGPDAYFTTLPIKAMVSEIQAQGIPATVSNTAGTFVCNHLFYGIQHYLKDTNVRHGFVHIPLLPEQSVDGSQPTMKLEQIAEGLAIAAQAIIDNDSDIQQGAGTIC, from the coding sequence ATGAAAAAGATTTTAATTACGGGTTTTGAACCATTTGGTAACGATAAAATCAATCCGGCATTGGAAGCGGTTAAGTTAATTGCAGGACGCAAGCTTAATGGTGGTGAGATCGTTATTTGTCAGGTTCCAGTGGTTCGATACAAATCTATTGAAACAGTCAAACAAGCAATTGAAGAGCAACAACCGTATGCGGTTATTACCGTGGGTCAAGCATCAGGACGTGCTGCCATTACACCAGAGCGTATTGCCATTAATGTAGACGATTTTAGAATCCCTGATAACGAGGGTATCCAAGTTATTGATGAGCCAGTAGTCGCTGGTGGGCCAGACGCTTACTTTACGACACTTCCTATCAAAGCAATGGTTAGTGAAATTCAGGCGCAAGGCATACCTGCCACGGTTTCAAATACCGCAGGGACATTTGTGTGTAACCATCTGTTTTATGGAATACAACATTACTTAAAAGACACGAATGTTCGTCATGGTTTTGTACATATTCCATTATTACCAGAGCAATCGGTTGATGGTTCACAACCAACGATGAAACTTGAGCAAATTGCAGAAGGTTTAGCAATAGCGGCGCAAGCCATCATTGATAACGATTCTGATATCCAACAAGGTGCGGGAACGATCTGTTAA
- the fdh3B gene encoding formate dehydrogenase FDH3 subunit beta, whose product MARMKFLCDTKRCIECNGCVTACKNENDDALEWGIQRRRVVTLNDGEPGETSISVACMHCTDAPCKAVCPADCFEHTEDGIVRHNKDLCIGCGYCLFACPFGAPQFPKQGAFAERGKMDKCTFCAGGPGVEPGSKEEREKYGANRIAEGKLPMCASLCSTKALLAGDAEKVSDIFRQRVVERGAKDAGWTDGEDLAFDATKS is encoded by the coding sequence ATGGCTAGAATGAAATTCTTATGTGACACCAAGCGTTGTATCGAATGTAACGGCTGTGTCACTGCATGTAAAAACGAAAATGACGATGCTCTAGAATGGGGCATTCAACGTCGTCGCGTAGTAACACTAAACGACGGTGAACCAGGTGAAACATCAATCTCAGTAGCATGTATGCACTGTACCGATGCACCATGTAAAGCAGTATGTCCTGCAGACTGTTTTGAACACACAGAAGACGGCATCGTACGTCACAACAAAGATCTTTGTATCGGTTGTGGTTACTGTCTGTTTGCTTGCCCATTTGGTGCGCCTCAGTTCCCTAAACAGGGTGCATTTGCTGAGCGTGGTAAAATGGACAAATGTACATTCTGTGCTGGTGGCCCAGGTGTAGAACCAGGTTCTAAAGAAGAACGTGAGAAATACGGTGCAAACCGTATCGCTGAAGGTAAATTACCAATGTGTGCTTCTCTATGTTCAACAAAAGCACTATTGGCTGGTGATGCAGAGAAAGTATCTGACATCTTCCGTCAACGTGTTGTTGAGCGTGGAGCGAAAGACGCAGGTTGGACTGACGGTGAAGATCTTGCGTTTGATGCGACTAAGAGCTAA
- a CDS encoding DUF3305 domain-containing protein, with protein MEQKTENKWPLQFEVIEEIKQVGRWSAPSWRLGDIHLYEKVNETQDNVSLFERDLEIFRDERTDYRFNLSSQDPKLFFAFENDNDQLTPVMITASQSMIGQYMDGDYLVLSTAMPLPMQAWLEAYIGKHGELLEVRKKKRKGAGRASEQLPK; from the coding sequence GTGGAACAGAAAACAGAAAACAAATGGCCATTACAATTTGAAGTGATTGAAGAAATCAAACAGGTTGGCCGTTGGAGTGCACCATCATGGCGACTTGGTGATATTCATCTTTATGAGAAGGTAAATGAGACACAAGATAATGTTTCACTGTTTGAGCGTGATTTAGAAATTTTCCGCGATGAAAGAACAGATTATCGTTTCAATCTAAGCTCACAAGATCCTAAATTGTTCTTTGCTTTTGAAAACGATAATGACCAACTAACGCCAGTTATGATCACTGCATCACAAAGCATGATCGGACAATATATGGATGGTGATTATTTAGTGCTTTCAACAGCAATGCCGCTACCGATGCAAGCATGGTTAGAAGCTTATATTGGTAAACACGGCGAGTTATTAGAAGTTCGTAAGAAAAAACGTAAAGGTGCGGGGCGCGCAAGTGAGCAACTTCCTAAGTAG
- a CDS encoding HD domain-containing phosphohydrolase, whose translation MYSVLVKYFIELKSEEVKAFVKKSREDYFLYLFKGSSELKGSSVSVGYGVNEFPASYLVNEEYHGIAPTLFDSIKRIFKDSVTFTEPSVGECKDYDVLLSTFENECITDKYFLTKPYYSFELSVFNKLEGNFISRIADINYSTVGMLKNAYYYDYIKNNTLNVKMVFFDTFEEIIEAIDDGRVDYAFGDQRLLMNHTINHDMYDLKTAGTLTKTFSVYIAVKKEHEALFNAINLISTSSDNERLIKNIYINENEKYQKDDFWLLIAVLLVSLFIIGVLITRVYIEKKAQARLLRMNESLIGSLEMASLYSDEETSEHNKRINVYSEHLSNLLNMPNSFVEEIRMIASLHDIGKIGIPHYILKKPGKLDPDEFDVMKKHVNIGYEIIKNTDLSLITKNIVLYHHEKWNGKGYLSLVGEEIPIEARIVSIVDVYDALRQKRIYKEGFTHEVAIKIIEEEKGVSFDPKIVDIFLEHHEEFRAILRIISK comes from the coding sequence TTGTATAGCGTATTAGTAAAATACTTTATTGAGTTGAAATCAGAAGAAGTAAAAGCGTTTGTTAAAAAATCCCGTGAAGATTACTTTTTGTATCTTTTTAAAGGAAGTAGTGAACTTAAAGGATCAAGCGTCAGTGTTGGTTATGGCGTTAATGAGTTTCCTGCAAGCTACTTAGTTAATGAAGAGTATCACGGCATTGCACCTACGTTGTTCGACAGTATTAAGCGAATATTTAAAGATTCGGTCACCTTCACTGAGCCAAGTGTTGGTGAGTGTAAAGATTATGATGTTTTATTATCAACATTTGAAAATGAGTGCATTACAGATAAATATTTTCTAACAAAACCGTATTACAGTTTTGAATTGTCAGTATTTAATAAGTTAGAAGGGAACTTTATATCTCGTATTGCAGATATAAACTACTCGACGGTAGGGATGCTGAAAAACGCTTATTATTACGATTATATAAAAAACAATACGTTAAATGTGAAAATGGTCTTTTTTGATACCTTTGAAGAGATCATTGAAGCAATAGATGACGGACGAGTTGATTATGCTTTTGGTGACCAACGTTTATTAATGAATCATACAATCAACCATGACATGTATGATTTAAAAACCGCAGGAACCTTAACCAAAACATTCTCTGTGTATATCGCAGTAAAGAAAGAGCATGAAGCACTATTTAATGCCATTAATCTGATATCAACATCATCAGATAATGAACGTTTGATTAAAAACATCTATATCAATGAGAATGAAAAGTATCAGAAAGATGATTTCTGGCTACTAATCGCAGTTCTACTTGTCAGCTTATTTATCATTGGCGTGTTGATAACTCGAGTTTATATAGAGAAAAAAGCACAAGCTCGTCTTTTAAGAATGAACGAATCATTGATTGGTTCATTGGAAATGGCCTCATTATACAGTGATGAAGAAACCAGTGAGCATAACAAGCGAATCAACGTATATTCTGAGCATCTTTCTAATTTATTGAATATGCCAAACTCGTTTGTAGAAGAAATTCGTATGATTGCTTCGCTGCATGACATTGGAAAGATTGGTATACCTCATTACATATTGAAGAAACCTGGAAAATTGGATCCTGATGAATTCGACGTAATGAAAAAACACGTAAACATTGGTTATGAGATTATCAAGAATACAGACTTGAGTTTGATAACTAAAAATATCGTGCTTTACCATCATGAAAAATGGAATGGTAAAGGATACTTGAGTTTAGTAGGTGAAGAGATTCCGATTGAAGCTCGAATTGTAAGTATTGTGGATGTGTATGACGCATTACGACAAAAGCGTATTTACAAAGAAGGCTTTACTCATGAAGTGGCTATTAAGATCATCGAAGAAGAAAAGGGCGTTTCTTTCGACCCTAAGATTGTCGATATATTCTTAGAGCATCATGAAGAGTTCAGAGCTATTTTGAGAATAATCAGTAAGTGA
- a CDS encoding formate dehydrogenase accessory sulfurtransferase FdhD, translating to MSQSPKIITTGTVPKQTISVDVYDEYGEKLTKEIACEQPLTVMLNWQEVVTLMTLGARPAELVLGYLKNQHFVTDASLLESVIIDWETKTAAVNTKETTEHVKENLKKKTVTSGCGQGTMYGNVMKQLENYQVPQVTINQSDLYESLEALTYHNDTYKAAGAVHGCAVCKDNKVLSFVEDVGRHNAVDTLAGELWLKQEAGDDKLFYTTGRLTSEMVIKVAQMGIPVLLSRSGVTQMGLDLAKKFGITIIARAKGKRFQVFAGHEKINFDVKG from the coding sequence TTGAGCCAATCACCTAAAATAATTACTACTGGCACTGTACCAAAACAAACCATTTCTGTTGATGTTTATGATGAATATGGTGAAAAGCTAACAAAAGAGATCGCATGTGAACAACCTTTAACCGTAATGTTGAATTGGCAAGAAGTCGTAACATTAATGACCCTTGGCGCTCGCCCTGCTGAGTTGGTTTTAGGGTACTTAAAGAACCAACATTTTGTTACTGATGCTTCTCTTTTAGAATCGGTGATTATTGATTGGGAAACCAAAACGGCTGCTGTAAATACGAAAGAAACCACCGAACACGTTAAAGAAAACTTGAAGAAAAAGACGGTGACTTCGGGTTGTGGTCAAGGCACCATGTACGGCAACGTAATGAAGCAACTTGAAAACTATCAAGTACCACAAGTAACTATCAATCAATCTGATCTTTACGAATCATTAGAAGCGCTGACATATCACAATGATACTTACAAAGCAGCAGGTGCTGTGCATGGCTGTGCTGTGTGCAAAGACAATAAAGTGCTTTCATTTGTGGAAGATGTAGGTCGCCATAACGCAGTTGATACTTTAGCTGGTGAGCTATGGTTAAAACAAGAAGCAGGTGATGACAAACTCTTCTACACCACTGGTCGTTTAACGTCAGAAATGGTTATTAAAGTCGCTCAGATGGGCATTCCTGTTCTGCTTTCACGCTCTGGTGTAACTCAAATGGGTTTAGATTTGGCTAAGAAGTTTGGCATTACCATTATTGCTCGTGCAAAAGGTAAGCGTTTCCAAGTATTTGCTGGACATGAAAAAATCAATTTTGATGTGAAAGGTTAA
- a CDS encoding DUF3306 domain-containing protein, whose translation MSNFLSRWSLRKQKVKQGEEVSDEPVLNTESDTVEDSQTLVEPSVAVERESETEIEPELPTEADLVTITGTSNVSQFMAEGVDKNLKKAALRKMFLNPEFAMEDEPNYSTQPKLDSETASKLREWLVEPEEEQDEISDEEIALDTDAINENDNEYQYVKGDDIDPSETKKTI comes from the coding sequence GTGAGCAACTTCCTAAGTAGATGGTCTTTAAGAAAACAAAAGGTTAAGCAGGGTGAAGAAGTCAGTGATGAGCCAGTATTAAATACTGAATCAGACACAGTAGAAGATTCACAAACCCTTGTTGAGCCTAGTGTTGCTGTTGAAAGAGAAAGCGAAACTGAGATAGAGCCTGAACTGCCTACCGAAGCAGATTTAGTTACTATCACAGGCACAAGTAACGTCAGTCAATTTATGGCTGAAGGTGTAGACAAAAACTTGAAAAAAGCAGCACTTCGTAAGATGTTTTTGAATCCAGAATTTGCGATGGAAGATGAGCCAAACTACTCAACACAACCAAAACTGGACAGTGAAACAGCAAGCAAATTACGTGAATGGTTAGTCGAACCTGAAGAAGAACAAGACGAGATTTCAGACGAAGAAATTGCTCTTGATACTGACGCTATAAATGAAAATGATAATGAATATCAATACGTTAAAGGCGACGATATTGACCCAAGTGAGACAAAAAAGACCATATAA
- a CDS encoding twin-arginine translocation signal domain-containing protein: MSDKKTDLNRRNLLKGLATAAAAGSVAAAVSGTANANTVAETKNVEKKGDGYRETQHIRDYYDSL; encoded by the coding sequence ATGAGCGATAAAAAAACGGACCTAAACCGCCGTAATCTACTGAAAGGCCTTGCAACTGCTGCTGCCGCAGGTTCAGTAGCCGCAGCGGTATCTGGTACTGCAAATGCAAACACAGTAGCGGAAACTAAAAACGTTGAGAAAAAAGGCGATGGATATCGTGAAACTCAACACATTCGTGATTATTACGACAGCCTATAA
- a CDS encoding formate dehydrogenase subunit alpha has protein sequence MKLTKRSDSVQKQENQLGITRRMFMRTSTIAAGAVASASMFVPSMMKKAQAKEVPVDAPTEVKRTICSHCSVGCGIYAEVQNGVWTGQEPAFDHPFNAGGHCAKGAALREHGHGERRLKYPMKLENGKWKKLSWEQAIEEVGNKALEIRKESGPDSVYWLGSAKHNNEQAYLYRKNAAMWGTNNIDHQARICHSTTVAGVANTWGYGAMTNSFNDMHNCKSILFIGSNPAEAHPVAMQHILIAKEKNSCKIVVADPRRTRTAAKADHYVALRPGSDVAFIWGVLWHVFANKWEDQEFINQRVFGMDEIRTEVAKWNPAEVERVTGITEAEVYETAKLLSENRPGCVVWCMGGTQHTTGNNNTRAYCILELALGNMGKSGGGANIFRGHDNVQGATDLGVLSDTLPGYYGVGEGAWKHWSKVWELDFEWVKGRFDQGKYNGKTPMNNFGIPVSRWVDGVLEDKANIEQNDNIRAMFYWGHAVNSQTRGTEIRKAMSKLDMMVIVDPYPTVAAVMNDRTDGVYLLPATTQFETHGSVTASNRSFQWREKIVEPLFESKPDHEIMYLLSKKLGYADQLFKNIQIDENNQPVIEDITREFNKGMWTIGYTGQSPERIKAHTQNWHTFHKTTLEAEGGPVNGETYGLPWPCWGTPEMKHPGTHILYDTSKPVAQGGGNFRTRFGVEYEGQSLLAEDSYPVGCEIEDGHPEFTDKLLKQLGWWDDLTPEEKVAAEGKNWKTDLSGGIQRVAIKHGCMPFGNAKARAIVWTFPDRVPQHREPLYTPRRDLVADYPTWDDRAANFRIPTLYKTIQDQDKSKEYPIILTSGRLVEYEGGGEETRSNPWLAELQQEMFVEVNPKDANDIGFKDGDMVWVEGAEKGRIHVKAMVTRRVKPGLAFVPFHFGGKFQGEDLRNKYPEGTDPYVIGEAANTATTYGYDPVTQMQETKVTLCKITKA, from the coding sequence ATGAAACTGACTAAACGTTCCGATTCGGTACAGAAGCAAGAGAACCAACTGGGCATTACACGTCGTATGTTCATGCGTACTTCAACAATTGCTGCGGGTGCAGTAGCAAGTGCAAGCATGTTTGTTCCAAGCATGATGAAAAAAGCACAAGCGAAAGAAGTGCCAGTTGATGCACCTACAGAAGTGAAACGTACTATCTGTTCACACTGTTCAGTAGGTTGTGGTATCTACGCTGAAGTACAAAATGGCGTATGGACTGGTCAAGAACCAGCATTTGACCACCCATTCAACGCAGGTGGTCACTGTGCAAAAGGTGCAGCACTTCGTGAACATGGTCACGGTGAGCGTCGTCTAAAATACCCAATGAAGCTTGAAAACGGTAAGTGGAAAAAACTATCGTGGGAACAAGCGATTGAAGAAGTGGGTAACAAAGCACTTGAGATCCGTAAAGAGTCAGGTCCTGATTCAGTTTACTGGTTAGGTTCTGCAAAGCACAACAACGAACAAGCATACTTGTATCGTAAAAACGCAGCAATGTGGGGCACAAACAACATTGACCACCAAGCGCGTATTTGTCACTCAACAACTGTAGCCGGTGTAGCAAACACTTGGGGTTACGGTGCGATGACAAACTCATTCAATGACATGCACAACTGTAAGTCAATTCTGTTCATTGGCTCAAACCCAGCAGAAGCGCACCCAGTAGCAATGCAACATATTCTGATCGCAAAAGAGAAGAACAGTTGTAAGATCGTTGTTGCTGATCCACGTCGTACACGTACAGCAGCAAAAGCTGATCACTATGTTGCATTGCGTCCGGGCTCTGATGTAGCTTTCATCTGGGGTGTACTATGGCATGTATTTGCAAACAAATGGGAAGATCAAGAATTCATTAACCAACGTGTATTTGGTATGGATGAGATCCGCACAGAAGTTGCAAAATGGAACCCAGCAGAAGTTGAGCGTGTAACAGGCATCACTGAAGCTGAAGTTTACGAAACAGCAAAACTGCTTTCTGAAAACCGTCCAGGTTGTGTTGTTTGGTGTATGGGTGGTACTCAACATACAACAGGTAACAACAACACACGTGCATACTGTATCCTAGAACTTGCTCTTGGCAACATGGGTAAATCAGGTGGCGGTGCAAACATCTTCCGTGGTCACGATAACGTACAAGGTGCAACGGACTTAGGTGTACTTTCTGATACGCTTCCTGGTTACTACGGTGTTGGTGAAGGCGCATGGAAACACTGGTCTAAAGTATGGGAATTGGATTTCGAGTGGGTGAAAGGCCGCTTCGACCAAGGTAAATACAACGGCAAAACGCCAATGAATAACTTTGGTATTCCTGTATCTCGTTGGGTTGATGGTGTTTTAGAAGACAAAGCAAACATCGAACAAAACGACAATATCCGTGCAATGTTCTACTGGGGTCACGCAGTAAACTCACAAACACGTGGTACTGAAATCAGAAAAGCAATGAGCAAGCTGGATATGATGGTTATTGTAGACCCATACCCAACGGTTGCAGCGGTAATGAACGACCGTACTGATGGCGTATACCTACTACCAGCAACAACACAATTTGAAACGCACGGTTCTGTAACGGCATCAAACCGTTCATTCCAATGGCGTGAAAAAATCGTTGAGCCACTGTTTGAATCAAAACCTGACCACGAGATCATGTACTTACTAAGTAAAAAACTTGGTTATGCAGATCAACTGTTCAAAAACATCCAAATTGATGAAAACAACCAACCTGTAATTGAAGACATCACACGTGAATTCAACAAAGGTATGTGGACAATCGGTTACACAGGTCAAAGCCCTGAGCGTATTAAAGCGCACACACAAAACTGGCACACGTTCCACAAAACAACGTTAGAAGCAGAAGGCGGCCCAGTAAATGGTGAAACCTACGGTCTTCCTTGGCCTTGTTGGGGTACACCAGAAATGAAGCACCCAGGTACGCATATCCTTTATGATACGTCTAAACCTGTTGCTCAAGGTGGCGGTAACTTCCGTACACGTTTTGGTGTGGAATATGAAGGTCAAAGTCTACTAGCTGAAGACAGCTACCCAGTAGGTTGTGAAATCGAAGATGGTCACCCAGAATTCACTGACAAACTGCTTAAACAACTAGGCTGGTGGGACGATTTAACACCAGAAGAGAAAGTAGCAGCAGAAGGTAAAAACTGGAAAACTGACTTATCTGGCGGTATTCAACGTGTTGCTATCAAACACGGTTGTATGCCATTTGGTAATGCAAAAGCACGTGCAATTGTATGGACGTTCCCTGACCGTGTTCCACAACACCGTGAGCCGTTATACACACCACGACGTGATCTTGTTGCTGATTACCCAACATGGGATGACCGCGCTGCGAACTTCCGTATTCCAACGCTGTACAAAACAATTCAAGACCAAGACAAGTCAAAAGAATACCCAATTATTCTGACTTCTGGTCGTCTTGTTGAGTACGAAGGTGGTGGTGAAGAAACACGTTCAAACCCATGGCTAGCTGAGCTTCAACAAGAAATGTTCGTTGAAGTTAACCCGAAAGACGCAAACGACATCGGCTTTAAAGACGGTGACATGGTTTGGGTTGAAGGTGCAGAGAAAGGTCGCATTCACGTTAAGGCAATGGTAACTCGTCGCGTTAAGCCTGGCTTAGCATTCGTACCATTCCACTTTGGCGGTAAATTCCAAGGTGAAGACTTACGTAATAAATACCCAGAAGGCACTGATCCATACGTTATTGGTGAAGCAGCAAACACAGCAACCACTTATGGTTATGACCCTGTAACGCAAATGCAGGAAACCAAAGTGACACTATGTAAAATCACAAAAGCGTAA
- a CDS encoding methyl-accepting chemotaxis protein, producing MHLTLKIKLVLTSFALIVLTIVSLGSFSYQTMKTQAWDAIQSESGNTAKAYSLGISDWFKGRQDAIVAMKEAIERDPNLDLVAHLKQTFTSGGFGLSYYGDKNGVMQRQDPSLNKAGYDPRTRDWYKETLTANKGITTKPYVSHTMQALVVTLTEPVRSNGKIIGVTASDLSLSTLVEDILDIPVPGNGYAMLLDVSNKIVVAHPNEKMVLKPISELGNGFDANNLSNEIASDGFFFTEENGKEKAVMITAVPNTNWAITLVMDKETLEAPLNSMLFELLSIGALILLFVSMFTGWLVTRQLRELGTVSDALADIANGEGDLTVRINVKSDDEVGKLADNFNQFVSRLHTMASNLREITFELNRSAAESADSAVQRSQNIRHQQDEITMVATAVTEMASATQEIAGNAENTAKSAEQAVGLTQTGHDQANQSQASIGNLAREVNSAVGIIEDLNGHALKISSILATIRSIAEQTNLLALNAAIEAARAGEQGRGFAVVADEVRVLSQRTHTSTEEIQAMIETLQSTTQEAVSVMSDSHHLAETSVKDVDEAGVSIGNIAAQINVISDMATQIASAAEEQSSVTAEISRNTEGVQEVANQMAHEAETAALQAESLKSLADSLEEEIKRYKL from the coding sequence ATGCATCTAACACTAAAAATTAAACTTGTTTTAACGAGTTTTGCGCTTATTGTTTTAACAATCGTGTCTCTTGGTTCTTTTTCATATCAGACAATGAAAACTCAAGCATGGGATGCCATTCAAAGTGAAAGTGGAAATACAGCAAAAGCCTATAGTTTAGGCATTAGTGATTGGTTTAAAGGTCGCCAAGATGCGATTGTTGCTATGAAAGAAGCAATAGAGCGAGATCCTAACTTGGATTTGGTCGCTCATTTAAAACAGACATTCACATCAGGTGGTTTTGGCTTAAGTTATTACGGTGACAAAAATGGCGTGATGCAACGCCAAGATCCATCGTTAAATAAAGCCGGTTATGATCCACGAACCCGAGATTGGTACAAAGAAACACTGACTGCGAATAAGGGAATAACAACAAAGCCCTATGTTAGTCATACCATGCAAGCGTTAGTTGTTACTCTTACTGAACCAGTTCGTAGTAATGGAAAAATAATTGGTGTTACAGCTTCTGATTTATCTTTGTCTACTTTAGTTGAGGATATATTAGATATTCCAGTTCCAGGTAATGGTTATGCCATGCTACTGGATGTGAGCAATAAAATCGTTGTTGCTCACCCAAATGAGAAAATGGTGTTAAAACCAATTTCAGAACTTGGTAATGGATTCGATGCTAACAATTTAAGTAATGAAATTGCATCTGATGGTTTTTTCTTTACCGAAGAGAATGGGAAAGAGAAAGCGGTCATGATCACGGCGGTTCCAAATACCAATTGGGCAATTACCTTGGTGATGGACAAAGAGACATTAGAAGCGCCATTAAATTCGATGCTTTTTGAATTGCTGTCGATTGGCGCGTTAATCTTATTGTTTGTATCTATGTTCACAGGATGGCTTGTAACTCGTCAATTACGAGAGTTAGGAACGGTTTCGGATGCGTTAGCGGATATCGCAAATGGCGAAGGCGACCTTACGGTTCGTATTAATGTTAAATCAGATGATGAAGTAGGTAAGTTAGCAGATAACTTCAACCAGTTCGTATCACGCTTGCATACGATGGCATCAAATTTACGTGAAATAACCTTTGAGTTAAATCGCTCAGCAGCAGAAAGTGCAGATTCAGCCGTTCAGCGCAGTCAAAATATCCGTCATCAACAAGATGAAATAACCATGGTTGCTACTGCAGTAACTGAGATGGCGAGTGCGACACAAGAGATTGCAGGAAATGCTGAAAACACTGCTAAATCGGCAGAGCAAGCGGTGGGATTAACACAAACAGGTCACGATCAAGCAAATCAAAGCCAAGCATCTATCGGAAATCTTGCTCGAGAGGTAAATAGTGCGGTAGGCATCATTGAAGATCTTAACGGACACGCACTCAAAATCAGTTCAATTTTGGCCACCATTCGTTCGATAGCCGAACAAACAAACTTACTCGCATTAAACGCAGCAATCGAAGCGGCACGTGCTGGCGAGCAAGGTCGAGGATTTGCGGTTGTGGCTGATGAAGTTCGAGTTTTATCTCAACGAACCCATACTTCAACAGAAGAGATTCAAGCCATGATAGAAACGCTTCAATCAACAACACAAGAAGCGGTTTCAGTCATGTCGGACAGTCATCACTTGGCAGAAACAAGCGTAAAAGATGTCGATGAAGCGGGAGTCAGTATCGGGAATATTGCTGCGCAAATTAATGTGATTAGCGATATGGCGACTCAAATTGCCTCTGCTGCAGAAGAGCAGTCAAGTGTTACGGCTGAAATTAGTCGAAATACAGAAGGGGTTCAGGAAGTAGCAAACCAAATGGCGCATGAGGCTGAGACCGCAGCATTGCAGGCTGAGTCATTAAAATCGTTAGCTGATTCATTAGAAGAAGAAATTAAACGATATAAACTGTAA
- a CDS encoding molecular chaperone: MNEQQQIRQEIYGLLAHLYRVAPDQNVIDWLSGIEVEGDDSHEMSKAWSVISDAAKNSEQEALEDEYQNLFIGVGRGEVMPFGSWHMAGALMEKPLVALRQDLMQLGFERAEEVKEPEDHISALCEVMAMLIESGDAEVLQQRFFNRHIQPWFVSLCDQIKQAEHANFYKSVVSLTLAFFSVEQTRFAKNPNEIEITEVQ, from the coding sequence ATGAATGAACAACAACAAATTCGACAAGAAATCTACGGTTTATTAGCGCATTTATACCGAGTAGCACCTGATCAAAATGTGATTGATTGGTTAAGTGGTATTGAAGTCGAAGGCGATGACAGCCACGAAATGAGCAAAGCATGGTCTGTGATTTCAGATGCAGCAAAAAATTCAGAACAAGAAGCACTAGAAGATGAGTATCAAAACTTATTTATTGGTGTAGGCCGTGGTGAAGTGATGCCGTTTGGCTCATGGCACATGGCTGGTGCATTAATGGAAAAACCATTAGTGGCACTACGACAAGATCTAATGCAGCTTGGTTTCGAGCGTGCAGAAGAAGTAAAAGAGCCAGAAGATCATATTTCAGCACTATGTGAAGTAATGGCTATGCTTATAGAGTCAGGTGATGCAGAAGTACTGCAACAGCGATTCTTTAATCGACATATTCAACCTTGGTTTGTGTCACTTTGTGATCAAATTAAACAGGCTGAACATGCAAATTTCTACAAATCGGTAGTGAGTTTGACTCTGGCGTTTTTCAGCGTAGAGCAAACACGATTTGCTAAGAACCCAAATGAAATTGAAATTACAGAAGTGCAATAG